The following are encoded together in the Tepidiforma bonchosmolovskayae genome:
- a CDS encoding tyrosine-type recombinase/integrase: MHAQVRQGLLPPSSERLTVEQYFTEWLAMMAGRLKQSSLRTYRERVEYVILPNLGHRQLSKLHPLELERLYRQQLERGNSPATVQLLRRIVHRALEDAVRLGYLPRNIAKSAVPPRGAGSRAEKAMPPEEARRLLEAVRGDRLEALVVLALTTGMRKGELLALRWRDVDLESGSLLVSGTLVRTEGDYRIELPKSASGRRRIPLPPLAVEVLRAHRQRQLEQRLHAGPAWRDLDLVFCRPDGYYLNERSVLRWYYELLERAGLPRHRFHDLRHTAATAGLTSGASLREISALLGHSRPSMTLDIYTHAVPGADEKVVRRIAETLMS, encoded by the coding sequence ATGCATGCTCAGGTTCGGCAGGGCCTGCTCCCGCCGTCGAGCGAGCGGCTTACCGTGGAGCAGTACTTCACCGAATGGTTGGCAATGATGGCCGGAAGGCTGAAGCAGTCATCGCTCCGCACGTACCGCGAACGGGTCGAGTACGTCATTCTTCCGAACCTCGGCCACCGTCAGCTCTCCAAACTTCACCCCCTCGAGCTCGAAAGGCTGTACCGCCAGCAGCTCGAGAGAGGGAACTCGCCAGCCACGGTGCAGCTGCTCCGCCGCATCGTTCACCGCGCTCTGGAAGACGCCGTCCGCCTCGGCTACCTGCCAAGAAATATCGCCAAGAGTGCGGTGCCGCCGCGGGGAGCCGGCTCACGGGCGGAGAAGGCGATGCCGCCTGAGGAGGCGCGCCGGCTCCTGGAGGCCGTCCGCGGGGACCGCCTTGAGGCGCTGGTCGTGCTGGCGCTTACGACAGGGATGCGGAAAGGTGAGCTCCTCGCCCTGCGCTGGCGCGACGTCGACCTTGAGAGCGGGTCGCTTCTGGTGTCGGGGACGCTCGTACGGACTGAGGGAGACTACCGCATCGAGCTGCCCAAGTCGGCTTCGGGCCGCCGGCGTATCCCGCTGCCGCCGCTGGCTGTTGAGGTGCTCCGTGCCCACCGTCAGCGTCAGCTCGAGCAGCGGTTGCACGCCGGGCCGGCATGGCGCGACCTCGACCTCGTCTTCTGCCGGCCTGATGGGTACTACCTCAACGAACGGTCAGTCCTGAGGTGGTACTACGAGCTGCTTGAACGCGCAGGGCTGCCCAGGCATCGCTTCCATGACCTTCGCCATACCGCCGCAACTGCGGGGCTGACCAGCGGCGCAAGCCTGCGCGAGATTTCGGCGCTGCTAGGGCACTCTCGGCCATCAATGACGCTCGACATCTACACCCACGCAGTGCCGGGCGCGGATGAAAAGGTTGTCCGCCGAATCGCGGAGACCCTCATGAGCTGA
- a CDS encoding helix-turn-helix domain-containing protein → MSDRLTCTVEEAARLLGISRTLAYRLVQSGQLPSFKVGKRRLVPVAAVEAFIADQLSSASAS, encoded by the coding sequence GTGAGCGATCGGCTTACCTGCACGGTCGAGGAAGCTGCCAGGCTGCTCGGCATCAGCCGGACCCTGGCCTACAGGCTCGTCCAGTCCGGACAGCTTCCGTCGTTCAAGGTCGGCAAGCGGCGTCTCGTCCCGGTAGCAGCGGTTGAGGCGTTCATTGCCGACCAGCTCAGCTCCGCAAGCGCTTCCTGA
- a CDS encoding bifunctional DNA primase/polymerase translates to MRTGDVPALEGDPSDDGIDGLDARHEPAPSFVAGVAAPEPVGKEARGALPAGADTAGNSACREAALSYARRGWAVLPLRPRGKEPLTEHGVRDATTDPAKIEEWWNRWPDANVGIATGAVSGLVVLDVDPRNGGDEGLRDLLGRHGGWGIPADEGGYPETHTVLTGGGGVHYYFAVEGPAPSRKLAPGVDLKGDGGYVVAPPSLHPSGQSYMAEDSTEHLSPVPAPAWILRAAGARKAPLYRELEGGPVHEGQRNECLASLAGKLRRDGLSAEEIATALLAVNAARCLPPLPEDEVRRIADSVSRYPAGTLAEAAPAETSDPIEYFTNEKGTWRRKKDRDGRVVVDQLATFSARITREITVDDGEAQEREFEIEATVNGRTKRFTVRASEFAAMDWVLEHLGAQAVVMPVPSAKDHLRAAIQQLSGSVPDDRIFTHLGWREVDGRHVFLHAGGAVGADGVRTRPPADLQRFVLPAPPSQQHLCSIIREVLPRLTNVAAPPTAWTLLGAAFLPTLFEPDFAIHLTGPSGARKTELAALVQRFYGAGMDARNLPASWRSTWNALETLAFLSKDCVLVVDDFAPTGSVQDVTALYRSAEQLIRGAGNRAGRQRLGRDARLQSGRRSRCLILSTGEDIPPGLSLRARLWTSDVEPGDVQLQVLTELQRRGAEGAFAALLAGWLAWMAADFMAIRAKAREMFESRRNELAASRHGRTASAQAALEATVRVVLEFCVQVGAFTQGEADELFRRAVAAFNEGASSQAAAQRESDPARRFLDLLRSALGSGKAHIADVSGDCPDTKPGVLGWRETGATMGGEWRPQGACIGWVDSEHIYLDPSAALAAAQQAAPASEPFAITSRALGGALKQGKYLASTDESRGKNKVRKTINGVRREVFVLPIGALLEGSREVEL, encoded by the coding sequence GTGCGGACGGGGGATGTCCCTGCCCTCGAAGGGGACCCGTCTGACGACGGCATCGACGGGCTTGATGCCCGGCACGAGCCCGCCCCCTCCTTCGTGGCCGGCGTTGCCGCGCCTGAGCCTGTGGGCAAGGAAGCTCGGGGTGCCCTCCCGGCAGGCGCCGACACGGCTGGGAACAGCGCCTGCCGCGAGGCCGCCCTCTCCTACGCCCGCCGCGGCTGGGCCGTGCTCCCGCTCAGGCCGCGGGGCAAGGAGCCGCTGACCGAGCACGGCGTCAGGGACGCCACGACCGACCCCGCCAAAATCGAGGAGTGGTGGAACCGCTGGCCTGATGCCAACGTCGGCATCGCCACCGGCGCCGTCTCCGGGCTCGTCGTGCTCGACGTCGACCCCCGCAACGGCGGCGACGAGGGGCTGCGGGACCTGCTCGGCCGGCACGGCGGCTGGGGCATCCCGGCCGATGAGGGCGGCTACCCCGAGACCCATACGGTCCTGACCGGCGGCGGAGGGGTGCACTACTACTTCGCCGTCGAGGGCCCGGCGCCGTCGCGGAAGCTGGCACCTGGCGTCGACCTGAAGGGGGACGGCGGCTACGTGGTCGCCCCGCCGTCCCTGCACCCTAGCGGCCAGTCGTACATGGCGGAGGACAGCACCGAGCACCTGTCGCCGGTGCCGGCGCCGGCATGGATCCTCCGGGCCGCCGGCGCCCGCAAAGCGCCCCTGTACCGCGAGCTGGAGGGCGGGCCGGTGCACGAAGGCCAGCGGAACGAATGCCTCGCGAGCCTGGCCGGCAAGCTGCGCCGCGACGGGCTGTCGGCGGAGGAAATCGCGACCGCGCTGCTGGCCGTCAACGCCGCACGCTGCCTCCCCCCGCTGCCCGAGGATGAGGTCCGCCGCATCGCCGACTCTGTCTCCCGCTACCCCGCGGGCACCCTGGCCGAGGCCGCGCCGGCCGAGACCTCTGACCCGATTGAGTACTTCACCAACGAGAAGGGCACGTGGCGTCGGAAAAAAGACCGCGATGGCCGCGTGGTCGTTGACCAGCTTGCCACGTTCAGTGCACGCATCACGCGGGAAATCACCGTCGATGACGGCGAGGCCCAGGAGCGGGAGTTCGAAATTGAAGCCACGGTCAACGGCAGGACGAAGCGCTTCACGGTCAGGGCATCGGAGTTCGCGGCGATGGACTGGGTCCTCGAGCATCTTGGAGCTCAAGCCGTCGTCATGCCTGTCCCCTCGGCCAAAGACCATCTCCGGGCCGCTATCCAGCAGCTCTCAGGGAGTGTGCCCGACGACCGGATCTTCACGCACCTGGGCTGGCGCGAGGTTGACGGCCGGCACGTCTTCCTTCACGCCGGAGGCGCAGTCGGCGCAGACGGAGTCCGAACCAGGCCGCCGGCTGACCTGCAGCGGTTCGTCCTGCCGGCTCCCCCCTCGCAGCAGCACCTTTGCAGCATCATCCGCGAGGTTCTGCCCCGGCTCACCAATGTCGCGGCGCCGCCCACCGCCTGGACGCTCCTCGGCGCAGCGTTCCTGCCCACGCTGTTCGAGCCAGACTTTGCAATCCACCTTACAGGCCCGAGCGGCGCACGGAAGACCGAGCTGGCTGCGCTTGTCCAGCGGTTCTATGGGGCCGGCATGGATGCCCGGAACCTGCCTGCGAGCTGGCGGTCCACGTGGAACGCCCTCGAGACTCTGGCCTTCCTCTCGAAGGATTGCGTGCTGGTGGTCGACGACTTTGCTCCAACCGGCTCCGTTCAGGACGTCACGGCGCTGTACCGCTCTGCCGAACAGTTAATCCGCGGCGCCGGCAACCGTGCAGGCCGCCAGCGGCTGGGCAGGGATGCCAGGCTCCAATCTGGGAGGCGGTCGCGGTGCCTCATCCTGAGCACCGGCGAAGACATCCCTCCTGGTCTGAGCCTGCGTGCGCGGCTCTGGACGTCCGACGTCGAGCCCGGAGATGTCCAGCTCCAAGTTCTCACCGAGCTGCAGCGGCGCGGAGCCGAAGGCGCATTTGCTGCCTTGCTGGCCGGATGGCTGGCGTGGATGGCGGCAGACTTCATGGCCATTCGGGCGAAGGCCAGGGAGATGTTCGAGTCCCGCCGGAATGAGCTTGCAGCAAGCCGGCACGGAAGAACGGCATCCGCTCAGGCCGCTCTTGAGGCAACCGTCAGGGTGGTTCTCGAGTTTTGTGTTCAGGTCGGGGCCTTCACCCAGGGCGAAGCCGATGAACTCTTCCGACGAGCCGTCGCTGCGTTCAACGAGGGCGCTTCGTCCCAGGCCGCAGCCCAGCGGGAGAGCGACCCCGCGCGACGGTTCCTCGACCTGCTCCGCTCGGCCCTCGGCAGCGGGAAAGCTCACATCGCCGATGTCTCCGGAGATTGTCCGGACACGAAGCCCGGGGTGCTCGGCTGGCGCGAGACCGGCGCGACCATGGGCGGGGAATGGCGGCCCCAGGGCGCCTGCATCGGCTGGGTCGACAGCGAACACATCTACCTCGACCCCAGTGCCGCTCTCGCGGCTGCCCAGCAGGCCGCCCCGGCAAGCGAGCCTTTCGCAATCACCAGCCGCGCTCTCGGCGGCGCGCTCAAGCAGGGGAAGTACCTGGCCTCTACTGACGAGAGCAGAGGCAAGAACAAGGTGCGAAAGACTATCAACGGGGTCAGGCGGGAGGTGTTCGTGCTCCCCATCGGGGCACTCCTGGAGGGCTCCCGAGAGGTCGAACTGTGA